The window tctctctctctctctgctctgccCAACCAACAACTTGCCGGGAAAAAAATAGACAGATTTGACCAATACCCCCCAAAAAATAAAGGATGCACTTTGGCTGTCACTCATGCTTTCACTGATTTATTCTTGCAAGTTTAGTATACATTGTACTACTAGTGCGTAGTGCTCGTCTGTTCAGCTGTCAAGTTTTCTCTTTCCCACTTTCTGAGTACTAGTGGAAGGGAATGATGCTGCATTAAGCATGCACTCTactgctccctccgtcccaaaataagtgtcgccgaTTTTGTACAAAGTACAAAGTCAGTCagcaacacttattttgggataAGTAGCATTTAAACTCTGTACTTACAGATGACACAACAATTTTGAATAAATTTGATCCTTCAATCTGCTTTGTAGCACTTCAAATTTATTTGGTACTCCTACCTAATTACCAGGCTTCCTCTGTTTCCTTGCTGCAGGTATTTACCAGGGTGGTGTGTGGAAGGTCAGGGTTGAACTCACCGAAGCTTACCCTTACAAATCCCCTTCCATTGGCTTCACCAACAAGATCTATCACCCCAATGTCGATGAGATGTAAGCCTTCCTTTCTTCTTCATTTCACAAACCAACCATTCTCTTCTCTGCACAATTGCACATACTCTCAGGTTTCATCGTTTGTTTGTTTGTCGGCAGGTCTGGTTCTGTCTGCTTGGATGTGATCAATCAGACATGGAGCCCGATGTTTGGTAAGTAAATTCGATCGATATATCGAAACTAGCTATTGCTCGTTAATATTTTTACGTGTCCGACCCCGTTGACTTTGTGTCTTTTTTACTAACTGAACTGAAGCACCACATTTCTGCTGTTGTCCTGCTATGCTGCAGACCTTGTGAATATCTTTGAGGTGTTCCTGCCCCAGCTTCTCCTGTACCCGAACCCCTCGGACCCCTTGAACGGCGAGGCGGCTTCGCTCATGATGCGCGACAAGAATGCTTATGAAACTAAAGTCAAAGGTCTGATTTGTACCATAACTTGTGTATTCCATATCTATGTCATCGAGTGCACTATAGTATTTCCTTAACACAAACTAAAAAAATCTCTGTTCAGAATATTGTGAGAGATATGCCAAGCCTGAAGATATATccccagaggaggaagaggaggagagtgATGAGGAGCTGAGCGACGCCGAGGGCTACGACTCCGGCGACGAGGCCATCATGGGCCACGCAGACCCTTAACTGGTGGATGGATGCAAGGATGGTTAGCTCAGTCAGTAACTCAGTAATGCAGGTGATCATGATGTATCTCTGTCTGTCAGTCTGTACATAGCTGCGGCGATCACTGATGAATGCCGCCATGGCAGATGCTGAAGAAAGTCATCAGCCATCTCAACTCAGCTCCACTAGTTCTTGTGTGTCCCGCTGTGAATAACTTGCCATTTGTTTGTGTTGGTTCCATTTGCAGTTCATGTTTCCATTCTAGGAGATGTCTGTTCTTCTGTTTTGTTGATTTCATTTCCAGTTCATGTTACTACTGTATGTTTCCCTTTCCTACCTGTAATCATCTCAGGGGAATTTAAATCTGCTCTGCATGTCCAGCTGAATTCGAATTTCCACCCTtcaaaagagtacaacagagattgcATCTTGCATTAGGATGAATTTGAATCATCAGTTCAGATCCAAAAACGAATCTGAATCATGAAcacaagatttttttttctttttgacttAGATACATTCAGATTGGATGAGGTAGATTCAGATCCTGACGCGCTGGAGCGCAGAGACGCCGTCCAGGCCCTTGGCGCCGTAGTGCCGGAGCATCTCCGGCACCGTCGTGCTCCTGTACCTCGCGCGGCCGTCGCCATCACCGCCGGCGACGATCGGAGCGAGCACCCTCGTCGAGGCGTCGGCGCGGAAGAAGCATGCGACGGAGACCCGGGGACCGGCGGTGTTGGCCACCACGCGGTGCTCCACGCTCCTGAACCGGTCGTTGGACAGGATCTGCAGGTAGTCACCGACGTTCACCACCAGCGCACACGCCTCCGCCGGCACGTCCACCCACGCCGGCCGCCGCTCGTCGACGTCCACCAGCACCTGGAGTCCGCCGACGGCGTCCTGGAGGAGCACGGTGAGGAAGCTGGGGTCGGAGTGCCTCGCGTTGCCCAGCGTCCGGTGCGGCTCCGGGCACGCCGGGTAGTAGTGGCAGCCCACGCTCAGCCCCTCCAGGCACCCGGCCTCCTCCTCCAGGTACCCGCGCCGGAGGCCCATCGCCTCCGACAGCAGCCCGAAGAGGGTCCGccccagccgctgcaccagcccaGCGTACTCCGGCACGATGGCCCGGCACGCCGGCGGGAtctgctcgggcggcggcggctccggggcCATCTCCATGTAGAGCGTGTCGCGCCAGCAGGCCGTCGGCGACCGAAACAGGTCGAAGTTGCACTGGTACCTAGCGCGCCGCTCGGGGTCCCGGCTGTAGTACGGCGCCTTGGCCTCCGCCGGCTCCTCGTTGAAGCGCCGGACCGCCGCGAGGATCTCGGACATGGCCGGCTCCGGCACGTCGTGGTTCGTCACCTGGAAGAAGCCCACGGTCTCCGCGGCCGCCCTTACCGCGCCGACCACCGAGGCCCGCCCCGACGGCTTCGCGAGGCCGGCGAGGTCGATGACCGGGATGGCGAACTGGTGGTGACCATGGTGATGGGGCGCGTCGGCCAGGGAGTCCGGCGGGTGGTGGAAGATGGCAGGGATGGTGGTGACGCCCGCGTCGACGAGGCCCTTGACGCCGGCCTTGGTGCCGTCGAAGGCCTTGAGCGCGCGGAGGCGCTCATGGTCGGAGGCCATGGATTATTGGAGCTAAGCTCTGTGTGTGTGGGAGTGAGTGAAGTAGTCGTGGCGCTCTACTGACCAGCCTTCCGTGTACACTTCAACGTCTGATATCTAGAGTATATCAGTAAAATCATCAAACAGAATCTGGAAAATAAAAAAGAATATAAATAGTGAATCTGGaaaataataatttttttaaaaaaatctaaaTAACGGGAGTACAAATAACTGCAGTttagcttttttttttttgagaattctcGCCTGCTTTATTTATTCAGAAGCAATTGTCATAGGTACAAGATCGGGATCATGAGGATTGCCCAACCAAACATGTCTACCTATATCTAGGTTGCAAGCAAATTTGGCGAGATTATGAGCTTCAGTTTAGCTAATGGTAAGTTGCCTGATTTTTTGAATTTGGGCCGACTCGTGGGAGGAGGGGTGGGCATAAAAATCNNNNNNNNNNNNNNNNNNNNNNNNNNNNNNNNNNNNNNNNNNNNNNNNNNNNNNNNNNNNNNNNNNNNNNNNNNNNNNNNNNNNNNNNNNNNNNNNNNNNNNNNNNNNNNNNNNNNNNNNNNNNNNNNNNNNNNNNNNNNNNNNNNNNNNNNNNNNNNNNNNNNNNNNNNNNNNNNNNNNNNNNNNNNNNNNNNNNNNNNNNNNNNNNNNNNNNNNNNNNNNNNNNNNNNNNNNNNNNNNNNNNNNNNNNNNNNNNNNNNNNNNNNNNNNNNNNNNNNNNNNNNNNNNNNNNNNNNNNNNNNNNNNNNNNNNNNNNNNNNNNNNNNNNNNNNNNNNNNNNNNNNNNNNNNNNNNNNNNNNNNNNNNNNNNNNNNNNNNNNNNNNNNNNNNNNNNNNNNNNNNNNNNNNNNNNNNNNNNNNNNNNNNNNNNNNNNNNNNNNNNNNNNNNNNNNNNNNNNNNNNNNNNNNNNNNNNNNNNNNNNNNNNNNNNNNNNNNNNNNNNNNNNNNNNNNNNNNNNNNNNNNNNNNNNNNNNNNNNNNNNNNNNNNNNNNNNNNNNNNNNNNNNAATTTAATTCATTCCCTTAGGTTTTAGGGCATGTATAATGATTGATAAGACCGTTCtttttaagtcttgcatgtaatttagagatgacaaaaaagtaTGTCTACAATAAGAGAGTGACGTTTTGGCACATGGGAGCACGCGCTCCTGGTTTTTAAAATGTGTTTTGAACATATTTTGATAtgataaaaaaattcaaacaaaaaatTGGCGTGTACATCTCGATATTATACATGCTCACAAAGTTGTTTTATGAAAAACCGATAAATTATGTGTCGCGTGTAAAAAAGACAAAATCCAATGTTAAAAAGTGTTATTCACAAGACATCtttttgtcttttttacacaagccaaaaATAAAATCGGTTTTCTCCAAAAACTTAACGTGCACACATATAATGTCGAGATGTATGCGCCGAATTTTTGTTTGGATTTTTTTCAT is drawn from Triticum dicoccoides isolate Atlit2015 ecotype Zavitan chromosome 4A, WEW_v2.0, whole genome shotgun sequence and contains these coding sequences:
- the LOC119287232 gene encoding ubiquitin-conjugating enzyme E2-23 kDa-like is translated as MSMPPYHTTTCPPPSPLSLSLSLSPSLQTYKQGKEEEEEEEEANMSSPSKRREMDLMKLMMSDYKVDMINDGMHEFFVHFHGPKDSIYQGGVWKVRVELTEAYPYKSPSIGFTNKIYHPNVDEMSGSVCLDVINQTWSPMFDLVNIFEVFLPQLLLYPNPSDPLNGEAASLMMRDKNAYETKVKEYCERYAKPEDISPEEEEEESDEELSDAEGYDSGDEAIMGHADP
- the LOC119287231 gene encoding 1-aminocyclopropane-1-carboxylate oxidase homolog 1-like produces the protein MASDHERLRALKAFDGTKAGVKGLVDAGVTTIPAIFHHPPDSLADAPHHHGHHQFAIPVIDLAGLAKPSGRASVVGAVRAAAETVGFFQVTNHDVPEPAMSEILAAVRRFNEEPAEAKAPYYSRDPERRARYQCNFDLFRSPTACWRDTLYMEMAPEPPPPEQIPPACRAIVPEYAGLVQRLGRTLFGLLSEAMGLRRGYLEEEAGCLEGLSVGCHYYPACPEPHRTLGNARHSDPSFLTVLLQDAVGGLQVLVDVDERRPAWVDVPAEACALVVNVGDYLQILSNDRFRSVEHRVVANTAGPRVSVACFFRADASTRVLAPIVAGGDGDGRARYRSTTVPEMLRHYGAKGLDGVSALQRVRI